The Diprion similis isolate iyDipSimi1 chromosome 11, iyDipSimi1.1, whole genome shotgun sequence genome includes a region encoding these proteins:
- the LOC124412312 gene encoding serine/threonine-protein kinase PLK4 isoform X1: MPPLSGGFGEQIEDYEVLNVLGKGGFASVYRAKCLRSGMEVAIKMIDKKLMQAANMVGRVRQEVAIHSRLKHPAVLELYTFFEDANYVYLVLELCHNGELQRFLKSQSSRALPEEHASRILNQVVQGLLYLHSHQILHRDMSLSNLLLTRDMQVKIADFGLATQLTRPDEKHLTMCGTPNYISPEVATRSSHGLEADVWGLGCMLYTLLVGKPPFDTDAVKSTLTRVVMADYVFPTTLSENAKDLINRLLKKNPRDRIRLRDILQHPFLALRDRNHITKDKASMPRGLSGVEGGDSGVGRTMSSCSHPRLRSRSEERLPNFPAGLGPCPTPTPTARSEPYYDYITDIQPSYQAKPNNYSQNNNSVLTGIPQPPRSRMFSMSEQQSNYDIQWGEDNQKVDKQHRKNRERKQTEGEDEGSNKLSVSPLNSIRLQATRHRTKNAVLTILENGEVCIEFIKRRNGKEKVSEVCRISGDGLRIVLYKAGEGTSVGNEPPPLPFRGADSIHSYETLPQRHHRKYVYAARFVRLVRAKTPKLTLYTPRAKCLFMENGPHPDFELHFYNGAKITRTEGAVKIIEEPGGPIYSEEDLPHRLEELYEHYSQSYQRCLLLESTLASLETATGHSCFPAIIGRRPATASNDALCLRGKENISQTATTTPIMPSFNASCSVVSTVASRSRRSNSVCVSTNITNNKISIPGIGVATQLSSGDVRVDYSDGSTLTVSPQSMGGGLTYESCSGTVTKYNQNYQQNSEVPSAIRDKLRHLPTIIKHLMQPKHRNIR; encoded by the exons ATGCCTCCGCTGTCGGGAGGATTTGGTGAACAAATAGAG GATTATGAAGTGTTGAACGTACTAGGAAAAGGAGGCTTTGCCAGCGTCTACAGGGCAAAATGCCTTCGAAGTGGAATGGAGGTCGCGATAAAAATG ATCGACAAGAAGTTGATGCAGGCTGCAAATATGGTAGGAAGAGTTCGTCAGGAGGTGGCGATACACTCCAGATTAAAACACCCAGCTGTCTTAGAATTATATACCTTCTTCGAAGATGCGAACTATGTTTATTTGGTACTTGAGTTATGTCACAATGGTGAACTACAACGATTTCTCAAATCACAGAGCTCTCGCGCTCTTCCGGAGGAGCATG CCAGTCGTATTTTAAACCAGGTTGTCCAAGGCCTTCTATATTTACATTCACATCAGATACTTCATAGAGACATGTCCCTGTCGAATCTACTTTTGACAAGAGATATGCAGGTG AAAATAGCAGATTTTGGATTAGCGACACAATTAACACGTCCAGATGAAAAGCATCTAACCATGTGTGGAACACCCAATTACATTTCTCCAGAG GTTGCCACGCGATCATCCCATGGCCTGGAGGCAGATGTATGGGGTCTGGGTTGTATGCTTTACACTCTGTTGGTGGGAAAACCTCCCTTCGATACGGATGCTGTGAAGAGTACATTGACACGTGTTGTAATGGCTGACTATGTGTTCCCAACAACTTTATCTGAAAATGCTAAGGACTTAATAAATCGtctcctaaaaaaaaatccaagagaCAGAATTCGGCTAAGGGATATACTTCAGCATCCCTTTCTCGCTTTACGTGATAGAAATCATATTACGAAG GATAAAGCGAGCATGCCCCGAGGATTGTCTGGAGTTGAAGGTGGGGATTCCGGAGTAGGCCGAACAATGTCTTCCTGCAGTCATCCCCGTCTACGATCCAGGTCTGAAGAAAGGCTACCAAATTTTCCTGCCGGTCTAGGACCGTGTCCAACCCCAACACCTACTGCAAGAAGCGAGCCCTATTATGATTACATAACTGACATTCAGCCATCTTATCAAGCAAAGCCAAATAATTACTCTCAAAACAATAATTCAGTGTTAACCGGAATACCTCAGCCTCCACGAAGCAGGATGTTCTCAATGTCTGAGCAACAAAGTAATTATGACATACAGTGGGGAGAAGATAATCAGAAAGTCGACAAACAGCATAgaaaaaacagagagagaaaacaaacCGAGGGAGAAGACGAAGGCAGTAACAAACTCTCTGTATCGCCATTGAATTCGATAAGGCTGCAGGCAACTAGGCATAGAACGAAGAACGCTGTTCTAACGATATTGGAGAATGGAGAAGTGTGCATTGAATTTATCAAACGACGGAATGGAAAG GAAAAGGTGAGTGAAGTTTGTCGTATATCTGGGGACGGATTACGTATAGTTCTTTATAAAGCTGGTGAAGGAACAAGCGTGGGTAACGAGCCTCCACCATTGCCATTTCGTGGTGCGGACAGTATTCATTCATATGAAACTCTGCCCCAACGTCACCATCGAAAATACGTCTATGCAGCTCGATTCGTACGGCTGGTCCGAGCCAAGACGCCAAAATTAACCCTATACACACCAAGGGCGAAATGTTTGTTTATGGAAAATGGTCCTCATCCAGACTTTGAACTACATTTTTATAACGGAGCAAAG ATAACTCGGACCGAAGGTGcggtaaaaataatcgaagagCCTGGTGGGCCTATTTATTCCGAGGAGGACTTGCCCCATAGATTGGAAGAGCTTTACGAACATTACTCACAATCGTATCAACGCTGTTTGCTCTTGGAATCCACACTGGCTTCTCTGGAGACAGCCACTGGTCATTCTTGCTTTCCAGCAATAATTGGACGAAGGCCAGCTACAGCCTCAAATGACGCACTCTGCTTAAgagggaaagaaaatatatcacAAACAGCAACGACCACACCTATA ATGCCATCATTCAATGCGAGCTGTTCAGTTGTTTCAACCGTGGCATCTCGTTCACGGAGGTCAAATTCTGTCTGCGTGTCCACCAATATTACCAACAACAAAATATCAATACCAGGAATTGGTGTAGCCACCCAATTGTCCTCTGGTGATGTTAGAGTTGACTATAGTGATGGATCGACGCTaacg GTGAGTCCACAAAGTATGGGAGGCGGGCTGACTTACGAAAGTTGTAGTGGCACTGTGACAAAGTACAATCAAAATTATCAGCAAAATTCAGAGGTGCCTTCTGCCATTAGGGATAAGCTAAGGCATCTACCCACCATCATCAAACATCTCATGCAACCGAAGCATCGAAATATACGCTAA
- the LOC124412312 gene encoding serine/threonine-protein kinase PLK4 isoform X2, producing the protein MQAANMVGRVRQEVAIHSRLKHPAVLELYTFFEDANYVYLVLELCHNGELQRFLKSQSSRALPEEHASRILNQVVQGLLYLHSHQILHRDMSLSNLLLTRDMQVKIADFGLATQLTRPDEKHLTMCGTPNYISPEVATRSSHGLEADVWGLGCMLYTLLVGKPPFDTDAVKSTLTRVVMADYVFPTTLSENAKDLINRLLKKNPRDRIRLRDILQHPFLALRDRNHITKDKASMPRGLSGVEGGDSGVGRTMSSCSHPRLRSRSEERLPNFPAGLGPCPTPTPTARSEPYYDYITDIQPSYQAKPNNYSQNNNSVLTGIPQPPRSRMFSMSEQQSNYDIQWGEDNQKVDKQHRKNRERKQTEGEDEGSNKLSVSPLNSIRLQATRHRTKNAVLTILENGEVCIEFIKRRNGKEKVSEVCRISGDGLRIVLYKAGEGTSVGNEPPPLPFRGADSIHSYETLPQRHHRKYVYAARFVRLVRAKTPKLTLYTPRAKCLFMENGPHPDFELHFYNGAKITRTEGAVKIIEEPGGPIYSEEDLPHRLEELYEHYSQSYQRCLLLESTLASLETATGHSCFPAIIGRRPATASNDALCLRGKENISQTATTTPIMPSFNASCSVVSTVASRSRRSNSVCVSTNITNNKISIPGIGVATQLSSGDVRVDYSDGSTLTVSPQSMGGGLTYESCSGTVTKYNQNYQQNSEVPSAIRDKLRHLPTIIKHLMQPKHRNIR; encoded by the exons ATGCAGGCTGCAAATATGGTAGGAAGAGTTCGTCAGGAGGTGGCGATACACTCCAGATTAAAACACCCAGCTGTCTTAGAATTATATACCTTCTTCGAAGATGCGAACTATGTTTATTTGGTACTTGAGTTATGTCACAATGGTGAACTACAACGATTTCTCAAATCACAGAGCTCTCGCGCTCTTCCGGAGGAGCATG CCAGTCGTATTTTAAACCAGGTTGTCCAAGGCCTTCTATATTTACATTCACATCAGATACTTCATAGAGACATGTCCCTGTCGAATCTACTTTTGACAAGAGATATGCAGGTG AAAATAGCAGATTTTGGATTAGCGACACAATTAACACGTCCAGATGAAAAGCATCTAACCATGTGTGGAACACCCAATTACATTTCTCCAGAG GTTGCCACGCGATCATCCCATGGCCTGGAGGCAGATGTATGGGGTCTGGGTTGTATGCTTTACACTCTGTTGGTGGGAAAACCTCCCTTCGATACGGATGCTGTGAAGAGTACATTGACACGTGTTGTAATGGCTGACTATGTGTTCCCAACAACTTTATCTGAAAATGCTAAGGACTTAATAAATCGtctcctaaaaaaaaatccaagagaCAGAATTCGGCTAAGGGATATACTTCAGCATCCCTTTCTCGCTTTACGTGATAGAAATCATATTACGAAG GATAAAGCGAGCATGCCCCGAGGATTGTCTGGAGTTGAAGGTGGGGATTCCGGAGTAGGCCGAACAATGTCTTCCTGCAGTCATCCCCGTCTACGATCCAGGTCTGAAGAAAGGCTACCAAATTTTCCTGCCGGTCTAGGACCGTGTCCAACCCCAACACCTACTGCAAGAAGCGAGCCCTATTATGATTACATAACTGACATTCAGCCATCTTATCAAGCAAAGCCAAATAATTACTCTCAAAACAATAATTCAGTGTTAACCGGAATACCTCAGCCTCCACGAAGCAGGATGTTCTCAATGTCTGAGCAACAAAGTAATTATGACATACAGTGGGGAGAAGATAATCAGAAAGTCGACAAACAGCATAgaaaaaacagagagagaaaacaaacCGAGGGAGAAGACGAAGGCAGTAACAAACTCTCTGTATCGCCATTGAATTCGATAAGGCTGCAGGCAACTAGGCATAGAACGAAGAACGCTGTTCTAACGATATTGGAGAATGGAGAAGTGTGCATTGAATTTATCAAACGACGGAATGGAAAG GAAAAGGTGAGTGAAGTTTGTCGTATATCTGGGGACGGATTACGTATAGTTCTTTATAAAGCTGGTGAAGGAACAAGCGTGGGTAACGAGCCTCCACCATTGCCATTTCGTGGTGCGGACAGTATTCATTCATATGAAACTCTGCCCCAACGTCACCATCGAAAATACGTCTATGCAGCTCGATTCGTACGGCTGGTCCGAGCCAAGACGCCAAAATTAACCCTATACACACCAAGGGCGAAATGTTTGTTTATGGAAAATGGTCCTCATCCAGACTTTGAACTACATTTTTATAACGGAGCAAAG ATAACTCGGACCGAAGGTGcggtaaaaataatcgaagagCCTGGTGGGCCTATTTATTCCGAGGAGGACTTGCCCCATAGATTGGAAGAGCTTTACGAACATTACTCACAATCGTATCAACGCTGTTTGCTCTTGGAATCCACACTGGCTTCTCTGGAGACAGCCACTGGTCATTCTTGCTTTCCAGCAATAATTGGACGAAGGCCAGCTACAGCCTCAAATGACGCACTCTGCTTAAgagggaaagaaaatatatcacAAACAGCAACGACCACACCTATA ATGCCATCATTCAATGCGAGCTGTTCAGTTGTTTCAACCGTGGCATCTCGTTCACGGAGGTCAAATTCTGTCTGCGTGTCCACCAATATTACCAACAACAAAATATCAATACCAGGAATTGGTGTAGCCACCCAATTGTCCTCTGGTGATGTTAGAGTTGACTATAGTGATGGATCGACGCTaacg GTGAGTCCACAAAGTATGGGAGGCGGGCTGACTTACGAAAGTTGTAGTGGCACTGTGACAAAGTACAATCAAAATTATCAGCAAAATTCAGAGGTGCCTTCTGCCATTAGGGATAAGCTAAGGCATCTACCCACCATCATCAAACATCTCATGCAACCGAAGCATCGAAATATACGCTAA